In Parasegetibacter sp. NRK P23, a single genomic region encodes these proteins:
- a CDS encoding glycosyl hydrolase: MTLAAFLLLAGTSFAQLQWPAVTTTTKPWTRWWWQGSAVTEAGVAASMYLYKNAGLGGLEITPIFGVKGAENSFLPFLSPRWVEMFQFTLNEAKAVGLGIDMATGTGWPFGGPWIGAEDACKYLTHKKYDVAGGTTWSQQLEFIADGFVRTANGKPLKPDQLKDPIADNENLQALAIDQVRFPKPLKLIKVFAYGENGQSMDISSNVTNGKDIKWNAPAGNWKVYALFEGLHGKMVERSAPGGEGNVIDHFEQKALDNYLSKFNTSLAKTDMSHLRAWFNDSYEVDDARGQSDWTPNLLEEFSKRRGYRLERFLPDLFSSENTDTRIRVLHDYRLTISDLILEKFTQPWHHWAAKQGKLIRNQSHGSPANILDLYSAIDIPETEGTNILRYKFATSAAHVAGKPLASAEAATWLNDHFISTLSNVKAVLDKYFIGGVNHIFYHGTNYSPQNDPWPGWLFYAAVHFHPNNPFWKDFAWLNQYVTRCQSFLQAGKPGNDVLLYFPFHDRLMEPTARGGMLHHFDGMEGFDGTPFEHAASWMLENGYAFDLFSDKQLESFQTADGRIQTGGAEYQVIVVPQLKSMPLATVRKLYALAQQGATVVFAGHLPQNAPGMANQDEVKAFFGKVMQELTIENDPATGIFTATTGKGKLLVAEGEKLADLLKAAAVRKEMLPEGVKSIRRIIPNGEYHFIANTGNLAIDQWVPVSKKFRYAALFNPMNGEAGVLQPRLSKDSMLVHLSLRPGESLVLQVSDQPISGQMFPSYVAVGAAQTVGKSWKLAFVSGGPKLPQPVMVTKPGSWTELPGDDYQYFSGVAKYTTTFARPNTKTATDVWKLDLGKIGESAEIFLNGKKVTTLLGPTYEVLIPSTAFAAKNTLEIVVSNSMANRIIFLEKSGVQWKKFYNINFPAHKAENRGADGLFSALKWEPFSSGMLGEATLTPMLNTLNTKSSIKGK, encoded by the coding sequence GGAACCAGCTTTGCACAGCTTCAGTGGCCCGCCGTTACCACAACTACAAAACCCTGGACACGTTGGTGGTGGCAGGGCAGCGCCGTTACTGAAGCAGGCGTGGCAGCTTCTATGTACCTCTACAAAAACGCGGGACTGGGCGGCCTGGAGATCACGCCCATCTTCGGTGTAAAGGGAGCTGAAAACAGTTTCCTCCCTTTCCTCTCACCACGTTGGGTGGAAATGTTCCAGTTTACTTTAAATGAAGCGAAAGCGGTTGGCCTTGGCATAGATATGGCCACCGGTACCGGCTGGCCCTTCGGCGGACCCTGGATTGGCGCTGAAGATGCCTGCAAATACCTCACGCATAAGAAATATGACGTAGCGGGTGGAACAACATGGAGCCAGCAACTCGAATTCATCGCCGATGGCTTCGTGCGTACCGCAAATGGAAAACCGCTGAAACCTGATCAGTTGAAAGACCCCATCGCTGACAACGAAAACCTCCAGGCGCTGGCCATCGACCAGGTCCGGTTTCCGAAACCACTTAAACTCATCAAAGTTTTCGCCTACGGCGAAAACGGGCAGTCGATGGATATTTCCAGCAACGTAACCAATGGGAAGGATATAAAGTGGAACGCCCCCGCTGGTAACTGGAAAGTATATGCGCTTTTTGAAGGGCTGCACGGAAAGATGGTGGAACGCTCCGCGCCGGGAGGGGAAGGAAATGTGATCGATCATTTTGAACAGAAAGCGCTGGATAACTACCTCTCGAAATTCAACACTTCCCTGGCAAAAACGGATATGAGCCACCTGCGGGCCTGGTTCAACGATTCTTATGAAGTAGATGATGCCCGCGGTCAGAGCGACTGGACCCCCAACCTGCTGGAGGAGTTCAGCAAAAGAAGAGGTTACCGCCTCGAACGTTTTTTACCCGACCTGTTTTCCAGTGAAAATACAGATACCCGAATCCGTGTTCTACACGACTACAGGCTCACCATTTCCGACCTGATCCTGGAAAAGTTTACGCAACCATGGCACCACTGGGCCGCCAAACAGGGCAAGCTCATCAGGAACCAGTCGCACGGTTCACCCGCCAACATCCTCGATCTCTACAGCGCCATTGATATCCCGGAAACGGAAGGTACCAATATCCTTCGTTACAAGTTCGCCACCTCCGCGGCACATGTGGCGGGGAAACCACTGGCTTCGGCCGAGGCGGCCACCTGGCTCAACGATCACTTCATTTCAACGCTCTCCAATGTGAAAGCCGTGCTGGATAAATACTTCATTGGTGGCGTGAACCATATCTTTTACCACGGCACCAACTATTCTCCACAAAACGATCCATGGCCCGGATGGCTGTTCTATGCCGCCGTTCATTTTCATCCCAACAACCCGTTCTGGAAAGATTTCGCCTGGCTCAATCAGTATGTTACCCGTTGCCAGTCGTTTTTACAGGCCGGAAAACCCGGGAACGACGTGTTGCTGTATTTTCCCTTCCACGATCGCCTGATGGAACCGACCGCGCGGGGCGGAATGCTCCATCATTTTGATGGTATGGAAGGTTTTGACGGAACACCGTTTGAACACGCGGCTTCCTGGATGCTGGAAAACGGGTATGCCTTCGATCTTTTTTCTGATAAACAACTGGAATCATTCCAAACAGCGGATGGACGTATCCAAACGGGCGGAGCGGAATACCAGGTAATCGTGGTGCCGCAATTGAAGTCTATGCCATTGGCTACCGTACGTAAGTTATACGCCCTTGCGCAGCAAGGCGCCACCGTTGTGTTTGCCGGGCACCTGCCTCAAAACGCGCCCGGCATGGCCAACCAGGATGAAGTAAAGGCTTTCTTCGGAAAAGTGATGCAGGAACTCACCATTGAGAATGATCCCGCAACCGGCATTTTTACGGCAACAACCGGGAAGGGAAAACTACTGGTGGCAGAAGGTGAAAAACTTGCCGACCTGCTGAAAGCCGCCGCTGTAAGAAAAGAAATGCTACCAGAAGGGGTGAAGAGCATACGCAGAATCATCCCGAACGGAGAATATCATTTCATCGCCAATACAGGAAATCTGGCCATCGACCAATGGGTGCCCGTTTCCAAAAAATTCCGGTATGCCGCCCTGTTCAATCCCATGAACGGCGAAGCAGGCGTATTACAACCCAGGTTATCGAAAGATTCCATGCTGGTCCACCTTTCCTTAAGGCCGGGGGAAAGCCTTGTGCTCCAGGTATCGGACCAGCCCATCAGCGGACAAATGTTTCCTTCCTATGTGGCAGTTGGCGCCGCGCAAACTGTTGGCAAAAGCTGGAAACTGGCCTTTGTTTCGGGAGGCCCGAAACTTCCACAGCCTGTAATGGTTACCAAACCGGGTTCGTGGACGGAGCTGCCTGGTGATGATTACCAGTATTTTTCAGGCGTGGCGAAATATACCACCACCTTTGCAAGGCCAAATACCAAAACAGCGACCGATGTGTGGAAACTGGACCTGGGTAAAATCGGGGAGTCGGCGGAAATTTTCCTGAACGGGAAGAAGGTCACCACCCTACTGGGACCCACTTACGAAGTGTTGATTCCCTCCACTGCCTTCGCCGCGAAAAACACCCTTGAGATCGTGGTGTCCAACAGCATGGCCAACCGGATCATCTTCCTGGAAAAAAGTGGCGTGCAATGGAAGAAGTTCTACAACATCAATTTCCCCGCGCACAAAGCGGAAAACAGGGGTGCCGACGGCCTTTTCTCCGCACTGAAATGGGAACCATTCTCATCCGGTATGCTTGGTGAAGCCACCTTAACCCCGATGTTGAATACACTGAATACAAAATCATCAATTAAAGGAAAGTAG